One Dictyoglomus thermophilum H-6-12 DNA window includes the following coding sequences:
- a CDS encoding acetoin utilization protein AcuC — translation MKKSESCIIWGEESFLYSFPDPHPMNRRRLESFDSEFKKSANSNNVESPEMASYEEIALFHTKRYIDLVIEKSKTGEGYLDYGDTPAFVGCYEAASYVVGSALKGVKLIMEDKYRRVFVPMAGLHHARRNSAGGFCIFNDIGVAVEYLRKKYGVKNILYVDIDAHHGDGVFYEYVDDPYLFIADVHEDGRFLYPGTGRRDERGEGQAFGTKLNIPLLPGAGDDELLLAFEEIKNFAWETKVEFIILQAGVDGISGDPITHLNYSVEGYGRFVEGIVDLANQICDGKIIILGGGGYNPENTKNGWMKVWRVLQEK, via the coding sequence TTGAAAAAATCTGAAAGTTGTATAATTTGGGGAGAAGAATCTTTTCTTTATTCTTTTCCTGATCCCCATCCTATGAATAGGAGAAGGCTTGAAAGTTTTGACTCGGAATTTAAAAAGTCTGCGAATTCAAATAATGTAGAGTCTCCTGAGATGGCTTCTTATGAGGAGATTGCTTTGTTTCATACAAAAAGGTATATAGATTTGGTCATAGAGAAGTCTAAAACTGGAGAAGGATATTTGGACTATGGAGATACCCCTGCTTTTGTGGGGTGTTATGAGGCTGCTTCTTATGTAGTTGGTTCTGCTTTAAAGGGAGTAAAGTTAATTATGGAAGATAAATATAGACGAGTCTTTGTACCTATGGCGGGGCTTCATCATGCAAGAAGAAATAGTGCGGGTGGTTTTTGTATATTTAATGATATTGGAGTTGCTGTTGAATATTTAAGAAAAAAGTATGGGGTAAAGAATATCTTATACGTAGACATAGATGCCCATCATGGAGATGGTGTTTTTTATGAATATGTGGATGACCCTTATTTGTTTATAGCTGATGTGCATGAGGATGGAAGATTTCTTTATCCTGGAACAGGAAGAAGGGACGAGAGAGGAGAAGGGCAGGCTTTTGGAACAAAACTTAACATTCCTCTTCTTCCAGGAGCAGGTGATGATGAACTTTTGCTTGCTTTTGAAGAGATTAAGAATTTTGCTTGGGAAACCAAAGTTGAGTTTATTATATTACAGGCTGGAGTTGATGGTATTTCTGGTGATCCTATAACTCATTTGAATTATAGTGTGGAAGGTTATGGTAGGTTTGTAGAGGGCATAGTTGACTTAGCTAATCAAATTTGCGATGGTAAGATTATTATTCTTGGAGGGGGAGGATATAATCCTGAAAATACAAAGAACGGTTGGATGAAGGTGTGGAGGGTATTACAAGAAAAATAA
- a CDS encoding alpha/beta hydrolase: MRIKLYLFFFLFLISISFSYDFQNLYNQIKNISDRVFYVNSFDGTRLAYRVAEPKEPKYVLIFIHGISLYGKYYYPFLKNLFDDGIKVYFLDLRGHGNSEGRRGDSPNEDTFVKDLKNFYSFVKEQNKDLPIYLGGHSMGAGLLLKFVYYEKIKPKGLILIAGGLPMENFRQNNSLLKIKTTSKILFFTSYIFPHFRIIGWELPEDIDDPLIVKDYSYAFFRAVFPSNIKEIWRNLDIPVLSIVGDRDEFYPSEEVLKVYEKYKDDKRKFILLKDTNHINVIIKSIPYIKEWILSGG, translated from the coding sequence ATGAGGATTAAACTTTATTTATTTTTCTTTTTGTTTTTAATCTCAATTAGTTTTTCATACGATTTTCAAAACCTCTATAATCAAATTAAGAATATAAGCGACAGGGTTTTTTATGTAAACTCTTTTGACGGAACCAGATTAGCTTATAGAGTAGCAGAGCCTAAAGAACCTAAATATGTCTTAATTTTCATCCATGGTATATCCCTTTACGGTAAGTATTATTATCCCTTTTTAAAGAATCTATTTGATGATGGTATTAAGGTATATTTTTTGGATCTTAGAGGACATGGAAATTCCGAAGGGAGAAGAGGAGATTCTCCCAATGAGGATACCTTTGTTAAGGATTTGAAGAATTTTTATAGTTTTGTAAAAGAACAAAATAAGGATCTGCCTATTTATTTGGGTGGGCATAGCATGGGAGCAGGACTTTTGCTAAAATTTGTTTATTATGAGAAGATAAAACCTAAAGGCTTAATCTTAATTGCCGGAGGATTGCCAATGGAGAATTTTCGGCAAAATAATAGCTTATTAAAAATCAAAACTACCTCTAAGATTCTGTTTTTTACATCATATATATTTCCTCATTTTAGAATAATTGGCTGGGAACTACCAGAGGACATAGATGATCCTCTTATTGTTAAGGATTATTCTTATGCATTTTTTAGGGCCGTTTTTCCTTCAAATATAAAAGAAATCTGGAGGAATTTAGATATTCCTGTACTTTCTATAGTGGGAGATAGGGATGAGTTTTATCCTTCAGAAGAAGTTTTGAAGGTATATGAAAAGTATAAAGATGATAAAAGAAAATTTATTCTTTTGAAAGATACAAATCATATTAACGTCATAATAAAAAGTATTCCCTATATAAAAGAATGGATTCTTTCAGGAGGTTAG
- a CDS encoding ATP synthase subunit C — protein sequence MLAWVIIVSIITAGLSVALVGMNATKAQGNAAASALESVARQPEAGDQINRMLLFALAFIETIMIFTLTVALILLFANPLLGKL from the coding sequence ATGCTTGCATGGGTAATTATAGTTTCTATTATTACAGCTGGTTTGTCTGTGGCTCTTGTGGGTATGAATGCTACTAAGGCACAGGGAAATGCAGCAGCCAGTGCTCTTGAAAGTGTGGCTCGTCAACCTGAGGCGGGAGATCAGATAAACAGAATGCTCCTTTTTGCCCTTGCCTTTATAGAAACCATCATGATTTTTACATTGACTGTAGCATTGATTCTTCTTTTCGCAAATCCACTTCTTGGAAAACTCTAA
- the atpA gene encoding F0F1 ATP synthase subunit alpha — MKEEVLGLPIEKIQEKIKEYDFSPRISNIGYVKSVGDGVAQVSLLNAAFVGEIVIFESGIQGMVLSLKEDSVGVILFGRDEYVKEGEVVYSTGKILQVPTGSGFLGRVIDPLGNPIDGGGLIFPEAYVPVDNEAPSIFDREPVKEPLYTGIRAIDALIPIGHGQRELILGDRQTGKTTIAIDTIISQRNYGTICIYVAIAQKRTNIARIVQTLREYGALSNTIVIATFPDDPPALRYIAPMAGCAMGEYFMRQGERVLIVYDDLTKHANTYREVALLLRRVPGREAYPGDIFYLHSHLLERAAKLSRKLGGGALTALPIAETLAGEISTYIPTNLISITDGQIYLDTALFNAGVRPAINVGLSVSRVGGSAQPKGMRQVAGRLRLDLAQYREYAMFLEFGTELDMATKKKIERGRRIEELLKQGAHEVQSVEEQIITFYLANGGFLDNYPVEKVKDVVIKYIAYLKLKYSSVLTLLREQLELSDQIIYQIHNIFQEFEREVYANPSNPQA, encoded by the coding sequence ATGAAAGAAGAAGTTCTTGGTTTGCCTATAGAGAAGATACAAGAAAAAATAAAAGAATATGATTTCTCTCCTCGTATATCCAATATAGGTTATGTAAAATCTGTAGGTGATGGGGTTGCCCAAGTCTCTCTCCTTAATGCTGCTTTTGTAGGGGAGATAGTGATTTTTGAGTCAGGTATTCAGGGAATGGTTCTTTCTTTAAAAGAAGATTCGGTAGGAGTAATTCTTTTTGGTAGAGATGAGTATGTAAAAGAAGGAGAGGTTGTTTACTCAACAGGTAAAATTTTACAAGTTCCTACTGGTAGTGGATTTTTGGGAAGGGTAATTGATCCTTTAGGAAATCCTATCGATGGTGGAGGATTAATATTTCCTGAGGCTTATGTGCCTGTAGATAATGAGGCTCCGAGTATTTTTGATAGAGAACCAGTAAAAGAGCCACTTTATACTGGTATAAGAGCTATAGATGCTTTAATTCCTATTGGACATGGCCAAAGAGAACTTATTCTTGGAGATAGGCAGACAGGTAAGACTACCATTGCTATTGATACTATAATCTCTCAAAGGAATTATGGTACCATCTGTATATATGTAGCCATAGCTCAAAAAAGGACAAATATTGCCCGAATTGTTCAAACTTTAAGAGAGTATGGTGCACTATCTAATACCATAGTTATTGCAACTTTTCCTGACGATCCACCTGCTTTAAGGTATATCGCTCCTATGGCAGGCTGTGCTATGGGAGAGTATTTTATGAGGCAAGGAGAGAGAGTCTTAATTGTTTATGATGACCTAACTAAGCATGCTAATACTTATAGAGAAGTGGCACTTCTTTTAAGAAGAGTCCCTGGAAGAGAAGCCTATCCTGGAGATATATTTTACCTTCATTCTCATCTTTTAGAAAGAGCGGCAAAATTGAGTAGAAAGCTTGGTGGAGGAGCTTTAACGGCTCTCCCTATAGCTGAAACTCTTGCAGGTGAGATTTCTACTTACATTCCTACAAACTTAATTTCCATAACCGATGGTCAGATTTATTTGGATACTGCGCTCTTTAATGCAGGAGTAAGACCTGCTATAAATGTGGGACTTTCGGTCTCAAGAGTTGGTGGGTCTGCTCAACCTAAAGGTATGAGACAGGTTGCAGGAAGGTTAAGACTTGATCTTGCTCAATACAGAGAATATGCTATGTTTCTTGAATTTGGAACAGAGCTTGATATGGCTACCAAGAAGAAAATTGAGAGAGGAAGAAGAATTGAAGAGCTTTTGAAACAAGGAGCTCATGAAGTACAATCTGTGGAAGAACAGATTATTACTTTTTACCTTGCTAACGGAGGATTTCTTGATAACTATCCTGTAGAAAAAGTCAAAGATGTGGTCATTAAGTACATTGCATACTTAAAGCTTAAATACTCTTCAGTTTTGACTCTTTTAAGAGAACAATTGGAGCTTTCTGACCAAATAATTTATCAAATTCATAATATATTTCAGGAATTCGAAAGGGAAGTATATGCCAACCCTTCAAACCCTCAGGCGTAA
- a CDS encoding IMPACT family protein has translation MSIKEKYLTIEKEEVFEVKIERSLFIGIASPIRGREISNIIKEVKGKYKNATHYCYAYRKITGEEYFTDGGEPTGTAGIPILNALREKDLYDIIGIVVRYFGGIKLGVRGLIDAYHYTMEKTLEKCSIVERIVTADYLVKLSYKDFNIFKSEVLKHFKCDVNESFGEEVIMEIKVPLFLKDEFEKFISKRGVEFEKI, from the coding sequence ATGAGTATAAAAGAGAAATATCTGACCATAGAAAAGGAGGAAGTTTTTGAGGTAAAAATTGAGAGATCTCTATTTATAGGTATAGCTTCTCCTATTAGAGGTAGAGAGATCTCTAATATAATTAAAGAAGTAAAAGGAAAGTATAAGAATGCAACCCATTATTGCTATGCATATAGAAAGATAACAGGAGAAGAATATTTTACTGATGGGGGAGAACCTACAGGTACTGCGGGAATTCCTATTTTAAATGCCCTTAGAGAGAAAGATTTATATGATATTATAGGAATTGTGGTAAGATATTTTGGAGGGATAAAGCTTGGAGTTAGAGGGCTTATTGATGCTTACCATTATACTATGGAGAAGACCTTAGAAAAATGTAGTATTGTGGAGAGAATTGTAACAGCTGATTATTTGGTTAAGCTTTCTTATAAAGATTTCAATATTTTTAAAAGTGAAGTCTTAAAACACTTTAAGTGTGATGTGAATGAAAGTTTTGGAGAAGAAGTAATTATGGAGATAAAGGTTCCTCTCTTTTTGAAGGATGAGTTTGAAAAATTTATATCCAAAAGGGGGGTAGAATTTGAAAAAATCTGA
- a CDS encoding S1C family serine protease yields the protein MEDYEKILESYSNALVKVVEKVSPAVVNLDLSQSTFIPFFFGPQEIKGFASGFLFTPDGYILTNSHVTHQASKIQITLADRRTYQAELVGEDPQTDLAVIKIPENNLPYLELGDSEKLKVGQVVLAIGNPLGFGHSVTSGVISALGRSLRSFSGHLMENIIQTDAALNPGSSGGPLVDIYGRAIGVNTAIIQGAQGICFAIPINTAKWVAGLLIKEGRVRRSYLGIIGQSVILPKRLRDNLSLAQEGGVYVVRVAPGSPAQRGGINSGDIIIQAENEVINNIDDLHRFLSHTPPGSRVVFKVLRDNTIREVYVTLGSE from the coding sequence ATGGAAGACTATGAAAAAATATTAGAGAGTTATTCAAATGCTCTTGTTAAAGTAGTAGAAAAAGTTAGTCCTGCGGTAGTAAATTTAGATCTTTCTCAAAGCACCTTTATTCCTTTTTTCTTTGGACCTCAAGAGATCAAAGGCTTTGCTTCTGGTTTTTTATTTACTCCTGATGGATATATTCTTACTAATAGTCATGTTACTCATCAGGCTTCTAAAATTCAAATCACTCTTGCAGATAGGAGAACCTATCAGGCAGAACTTGTGGGAGAAGATCCTCAGACAGATCTTGCCGTTATAAAAATTCCAGAGAATAATCTTCCTTATTTGGAACTTGGTGATTCGGAAAAGCTAAAGGTTGGACAAGTAGTTCTTGCCATAGGGAATCCTCTAGGTTTTGGGCATAGTGTAACTAGTGGAGTAATAAGTGCTCTTGGAAGATCTTTAAGGAGTTTTAGTGGACATCTTATGGAAAATATTATTCAAACTGATGCTGCATTGAATCCAGGAAGTTCGGGAGGGCCATTGGTGGATATATATGGAAGAGCAATAGGTGTAAATACTGCTATAATACAAGGGGCTCAAGGTATATGTTTTGCCATACCCATAAATACTGCAAAGTGGGTGGCAGGTCTTCTGATTAAAGAGGGGAGAGTAAGAAGAAGCTATCTTGGTATTATTGGACAAAGTGTTATACTGCCTAAGAGACTTAGGGATAATTTATCTTTAGCTCAAGAAGGAGGAGTATATGTTGTTAGAGTTGCTCCAGGAAGTCCTGCTCAAAGAGGAGGAATAAATAGTGGTGATATAATAATACAAGCAGAAAATGAGGTTATTAATAATATTGATGATTTGCATAGATTTTTGAGTCATACGCCACCAGGGAGTAGAGTGGTATTTAAAGTTTTGAGGGATAATACCATAAGAGAAGTTTATGTAACTTTAGGGAGTGAATGA
- the atpB gene encoding F0F1 ATP synthase subunit A encodes MEQGPEIGPRVVAELFGIPITNTFISLQIISVVVLLLSFWLSYKPKENLTTKQNIIETLVEMFRRYLSGFLEEHIAEKYFSFFATLFLFILLSNWSGFIPGFASPTSDINVTVGLAIGTILYIQYAAFKERGIEYLKSFVSPSVLFLPINILEQITRPVSLALRLFGNISGEHIVLGIISLLAPLIVPVPIMALNMFMGFIQAFIFTSLSAAYLAAALEE; translated from the coding sequence ATGGAACAAGGGCCTGAAATAGGACCACGGGTTGTGGCAGAACTATTTGGAATTCCTATAACAAATACTTTTATCTCTTTGCAGATAATATCCGTAGTTGTACTTCTTCTTTCTTTTTGGCTAAGTTATAAACCTAAAGAAAACCTTACGACAAAACAGAATATTATAGAAACCTTAGTTGAAATGTTTAGAAGATACCTCTCTGGCTTCCTCGAAGAACATATTGCAGAAAAATACTTTTCCTTCTTTGCAACCTTGTTTTTATTTATTCTTCTTTCGAATTGGTCTGGCTTTATCCCTGGTTTTGCTTCACCCACTTCAGATATTAACGTAACCGTAGGACTTGCTATTGGCACTATTCTTTATATTCAGTATGCAGCCTTTAAAGAAAGAGGAATAGAATATCTTAAAAGTTTTGTTTCTCCATCGGTTTTATTTCTTCCCATAAATATTTTAGAGCAAATTACTCGCCCTGTTTCCCTTGCGCTAAGGCTTTTTGGTAATATATCGGGTGAACATATTGTTCTTGGTATTATTTCTTTACTTGCTCCTCTTATTGTTCCTGTACCTATAATGGCTCTTAATATGTTTATGGGATTTATTCAAGCATTTATTTTTACAAGTCTTAGCGCTGCATATCTTGCAGCAGCATTAGAAGAATAG
- a CDS encoding NAD(P)/FAD-dependent oxidoreductase codes for MLYLVVGNGISGINTAEVIRERDKEGKIIIITKEKYPYYSRPQLIEFLAGNIDLDKLPFYSEDWYKEKNIEVHYGETALKIETEGKILKTDKNEYTFDKLIIATGAIPSKPNIENINTEGVFTLRNIDDALNIISYIKGKERAILLGCGLLGLETGRALSQRGLKIIGLEFFPRLLPRQLDDEGAKILQNIIEKKFSFEFYLGVKAQKVIGDGKFEGIELEDGRKIMGDVLIISAGIIPDIDLAKNSGLETNKGIIVNNFMETSAKDVYAVGDCAEHNGRIYGIIPACIEQSEVVGRNVTFNRVEYKGTLPFNSLKVTGVDLTSIGEIEAKEGCEVFVKKDEERGFYRKIIFREDVIVGAILLGNKRSYVNKILNLIKKRERVLNKEELINED; via the coding sequence ATGTTATATTTGGTTGTTGGGAATGGGATATCAGGGATAAATACTGCTGAAGTAATTAGGGAAAGAGATAAAGAAGGCAAGATAATTATAATAACTAAAGAAAAATATCCGTACTATTCAAGACCTCAGCTTATAGAGTTTCTTGCAGGGAATATCGATTTAGATAAACTACCTTTCTACTCCGAGGATTGGTATAAGGAAAAAAATATAGAGGTTCATTATGGTGAAACAGCTTTAAAGATTGAGACTGAAGGGAAAATACTTAAAACTGATAAAAATGAATATACTTTTGACAAGCTTATAATAGCCACGGGGGCTATTCCTTCTAAACCAAACATAGAAAATATAAATACTGAAGGAGTATTTACCTTAAGAAACATAGATGATGCTCTAAATATTATCTCTTATATAAAAGGTAAAGAAAGGGCAATCCTCTTGGGGTGTGGACTTTTAGGATTGGAAACAGGAAGGGCTCTTTCTCAAAGAGGACTAAAGATAATAGGTTTGGAGTTTTTTCCAAGACTTCTTCCGAGGCAATTAGATGATGAAGGGGCTAAAATACTTCAGAATATTATTGAGAAGAAATTTTCCTTTGAATTTTACTTAGGAGTTAAGGCTCAGAAAGTAATTGGAGATGGGAAGTTTGAAGGTATAGAGTTGGAAGATGGCAGAAAAATTATGGGAGATGTTTTGATAATTTCTGCGGGTATTATCCCTGATATTGACCTTGCTAAGAATTCAGGTTTAGAGACCAATAAGGGAATTATTGTAAATAATTTTATGGAAACCAGCGCTAAAGATGTATATGCGGTGGGGGATTGTGCAGAACATAATGGTAGGATTTATGGTATTATTCCGGCATGTATAGAACAGTCAGAAGTGGTAGGAAGGAATGTGACTTTTAATAGAGTAGAGTATAAGGGGACATTACCTTTTAACTCTCTTAAGGTTACAGGGGTAGATTTAACATCTATAGGTGAGATTGAGGCTAAGGAAGGATGTGAAGTGTTTGTTAAAAAGGATGAGGAACGTGGTTTTTATAGGAAAATAATATTTAGAGAAGATGTGATTGTGGGTGCTATTCTACTTGGAAATAAAAGGAGTTATGTGAATAAAATTTTAAACCTTATAAAGAAGAGAGAGAGGGTTTTAAATAAAGAAGAGTTAATAAATGAGGATTAA
- the rd gene encoding rubredoxin codes for MGKYRCVVCGYVYDPEEGDPEGNIPPGTPFEELPEDWVCPVCGADKSMFKPV; via the coding sequence ATGGGAAAATATAGATGTGTTGTATGTGGGTATGTGTATGATCCTGAAGAGGGAGATCCAGAAGGGAATATTCCACCAGGAACTCCTTTTGAAGAGCTTCCTGAGGATTGGGTTTGTCCTGTTTGTGGAGCAGATAAAAGCATGTTTAAGCCTGTATAA
- the atpG gene encoding ATP synthase F1 subunit gamma, which produces MPTLQTLRRKVKTIQNITHIVHSMETLSMVKIRALQDRSLRLKPYTEELNNILMELVKRLSNEYLNHPLVKERVVYKTGVLVFTSDLGFCGSYNLQIIETLKKFIGNKKSQNLVFYSVGSYAQRYLSSNNFNIRKKYIKFLEDTSFSNAKLLARDLLDDFLNYYIDELFVIYFDFINIAKQEVRIKKLLPLIPISLEEKKEEFFLFLPSLSEILDPLLMDIFETQIHQIMLDSAASEQAFRRFAMKRAHENAQKIYSKLLFQLNQLRQNQITRELLDITSSIEAMKEEVK; this is translated from the coding sequence ATGCCAACCCTTCAAACCCTCAGGCGTAAAGTAAAGACAATTCAAAATATCACTCATATAGTCCATTCTATGGAGACCCTAAGTATGGTAAAAATTAGGGCTCTGCAGGATAGGTCTCTACGATTGAAACCATACACTGAAGAATTGAATAATATATTGATGGAGCTTGTGAAAAGACTTTCCAATGAGTATTTGAATCATCCCCTTGTTAAAGAAAGGGTAGTATATAAAACTGGAGTTTTAGTTTTTACATCTGATCTTGGCTTTTGTGGAAGTTATAATTTACAAATAATTGAGACTTTAAAAAAATTTATTGGAAATAAAAAATCTCAAAACTTAGTATTTTATTCTGTTGGGTCTTATGCTCAAAGATATCTATCATCAAATAACTTTAACATCAGAAAGAAGTATATAAAGTTTCTTGAGGATACATCTTTTTCCAATGCAAAGCTTCTTGCAAGAGATCTTCTTGATGATTTTCTTAATTATTACATAGATGAACTTTTTGTTATATATTTTGACTTTATAAATATAGCTAAACAGGAGGTAAGAATCAAAAAACTGCTTCCTCTGATTCCTATTAGTTTAGAGGAGAAAAAAGAAGAGTTTTTCCTCTTTCTTCCTTCTCTTTCTGAGATATTAGATCCTTTACTTATGGATATTTTTGAAACTCAGATTCATCAGATAATGCTTGATTCTGCTGCAAGTGAACAGGCCTTTAGAAGATTTGCTATGAAGAGGGCGCATGAAAATGCCCAGAAAATATATTCTAAATTGCTCTTTCAGCTTAACCAATTAAGACAAAATCAAATTACTAGGGAGCTTTTAGATATTACATCAAGTATAGAGGCTATGAAAGAAGAGGTGAAATAA
- a CDS encoding GatB/YqeY domain-containing protein: MLYEKITKDYMAAMKNKDSFRAEVLSTLRSAIKYREIELREKGKELDDQEVLDVIKKEIKKRKEAIEMYKQGGREDLAEKEEKELLILQEYVPQGLSEEELKEKIKSIIERVGARTLKDMGKVMKEAMAELRGLAEGEEIRRVVEDLLKGE, encoded by the coding sequence ATGCTTTATGAAAAGATAACAAAGGACTATATGGCTGCGATGAAAAATAAAGACAGTTTTAGAGCAGAGGTTTTAAGTACATTAAGATCAGCAATAAAATATAGAGAAATAGAATTGAGAGAGAAGGGAAAAGAACTTGATGATCAAGAGGTTTTAGATGTGATAAAGAAAGAGATAAAAAAGAGAAAAGAAGCTATAGAAATGTATAAGCAAGGAGGAAGAGAAGATTTAGCAGAGAAAGAAGAAAAAGAACTCTTAATTTTGCAGGAATATGTACCACAAGGTTTGTCAGAAGAGGAACTTAAAGAAAAGATAAAAAGTATTATTGAAAGGGTTGGAGCAAGAACTCTAAAGGATATGGGGAAGGTTATGAAGGAAGCTATGGCAGAACTTAGAGGATTAGCCGAGGGTGAAGAAATAAGAAGGGTGGTAGAAGATTTACTTAAGGGTGAATGA
- a CDS encoding flavodoxin family protein encodes MEKVLVVYYSRSGKTREVAEYIKDLLKGDIEEVISLRNRDGFWGILISIYESLFRKRTPIKNVEKDPSSYDLVIIGTPIWAGNLSSPIRTYISKFRDRLKKVIVFYTYSLKREENSERNPAKIIEDELKKMGVFVREIISIHEEEVENGSFKEKLKWKED; translated from the coding sequence ATGGAAAAAGTTTTGGTGGTTTATTATTCACGTTCAGGAAAAACAAGAGAAGTGGCAGAATATATAAAAGATCTGTTAAAGGGGGATATAGAAGAGGTTATATCCTTGAGAAATAGGGACGGCTTTTGGGGGATATTGATCTCTATCTATGAGAGTTTGTTCAGAAAAAGGACTCCCATAAAGAATGTAGAAAAAGATCCGAGTAGTTATGACTTAGTTATAATAGGTACACCTATATGGGCGGGAAATTTGTCTTCACCTATAAGGACATATATTTCAAAGTTTAGAGATAGGTTGAAAAAGGTGATAGTCTTTTACACATATTCTCTGAAAAGAGAAGAAAACTCGGAAAGAAATCCTGCAAAAATTATTGAAGATGAGCTGAAAAAGATGGGAGTATTTGTAAGGGAGATAATTTCAATACATGAAGAAGAGGTTGAGAATGGAAGCTTCAAAGAAAAATTAAAGTGGAAGGAGGACTAA
- the atpF gene encoding F0F1 ATP synthase subunit B, which translates to MFSFNLLTIVSSIVNLLALAWIIKRYFLGAIIRIMNERREKIEAAMKEAEKKLQEAEDLRKQREAQLAQARDEAAKIIKEAVDTAEKMKRDITAKAEEEAEKIIVKAHEIATAERKRVLETAKKEVLAFSRLIIKEFFKRFLPVEAEELLISQFAESLDSAIANIKSDNIEEVKFISPDNVSSQLKKKIEDKLRSLLPGNWKFIFDVDPSIGLGFKLFIGEFLIDHSLDYHLSQIYETIREVENI; encoded by the coding sequence ATGTTCTCATTTAATTTGCTGACAATTGTTTCTTCTATAGTCAACCTTCTTGCTCTTGCTTGGATAATCAAGAGGTATTTTCTTGGTGCCATTATTCGTATAATGAACGAGCGAAGAGAAAAAATTGAGGCAGCAATGAAAGAGGCCGAGAAGAAGCTTCAGGAGGCTGAAGATTTAAGAAAACAAAGAGAGGCTCAACTTGCTCAGGCAAGGGATGAGGCTGCAAAGATTATTAAGGAGGCGGTTGATACAGCGGAAAAGATGAAGAGGGATATTACTGCTAAGGCAGAGGAAGAAGCGGAAAAGATCATAGTTAAAGCTCATGAAATAGCTACTGCTGAAAGAAAAAGAGTTTTAGAAACAGCTAAAAAGGAAGTATTGGCATTTTCAAGATTAATAATAAAGGAGTTTTTTAAGAGATTTTTACCTGTGGAGGCTGAAGAACTCCTTATTAGTCAATTTGCAGAGTCTTTAGATTCAGCAATTGCCAATATTAAGAGCGATAATATCGAAGAGGTAAAATTCATATCTCCTGATAATGTGAGTAGTCAGCTCAAAAAGAAGATAGAGGATAAATTGAGATCTTTGCTTCCTGGGAATTGGAAATTTATTTTTGATGTAGATCCGAGCATTGGATTAGGATTTAAACTTTTTATAGGTGAATTTTTAATTGATCATTCTCTTGATTATCACCTCTCTCAGATTTATGAAACCATAAGAGAGGTGGAAAATATATGA
- a CDS encoding tRNA (cytidine(34)-2'-O)-methyltransferase, with protein MKYNLHVVLIEPQIPYNTGNIGRLCVATNSKLHLVGKLGFSLNDKYLKRAGLDYWSLLDYEVYKNFEDFLEKNEGGRFIFVEFPAFKLYTEVSYQEGDYLIFGAEDYGIPREIIERYWENSVSIPMFGPVRSLNLSSSVAIVVYEALRQIKKF; from the coding sequence ATGAAGTATAATCTGCATGTTGTATTAATAGAGCCACAAATACCATATAATACAGGTAATATAGGTAGGCTTTGTGTAGCAACAAATTCTAAACTACATCTTGTGGGGAAGCTTGGGTTCTCTCTTAATGATAAATATTTAAAAAGGGCTGGTCTTGATTATTGGAGTCTTTTGGATTATGAAGTATATAAAAATTTTGAAGATTTCTTAGAAAAAAACGAAGGTGGGAGATTTATCTTTGTAGAATTTCCAGCCTTTAAATTATATACTGAAGTCTCTTATCAAGAGGGTGATTATCTTATCTTTGGAGCAGAGGATTATGGAATTCCGAGGGAGATTATAGAAAGATATTGGGAAAATTCTGTGTCTATTCCTATGTTTGGCCCTGTAAGGTCTTTGAATTTATCAAGTTCTGTTGCTATAGTAGTTTATGAGGCTTTAAGGCAGATTAAAAAATTTTAG
- a CDS encoding AtpZ/AtpI family protein: MKRKKPKNIWEIFNFTFALGTGLLGSLLVGIFIGYYLDKIFKTSPVFLLAFTVLGIWVGFRDIFRFLR; the protein is encoded by the coding sequence ATGAAAAGGAAAAAGCCTAAAAACATATGGGAGATATTTAACTTTACCTTTGCTCTTGGCACAGGGCTTCTGGGCTCTCTTCTTGTGGGTATTTTTATAGGATATTATTTGGATAAAATTTTTAAAACTTCTCCAGTTTTTCTTTTAGCCTTTACAGTACTTGGAATATGGGTGGGATTCCGTGACATATTCAGATTTTTACGGTAA